The following proteins come from a genomic window of Macaca fascicularis isolate 582-1 chromosome 8, T2T-MFA8v1.1:
- the RNF170 gene encoding E3 ubiquitin-protein ligase RNF170 isoform X2 — protein MYCPICLHQASFPVETNCGHLFCGACIIAYWRYGSWLGAISCPICRQTVTLLLTVFGEDDQSQDVVRLHQDINDYNRRFSGQPRSIMERIMDLPTLLRHAFREMFSVGGLFWMFRIRIILCLMGAFFYLISPLDFVPEALFGILGFLDDFFVIFLLLIYISIMYREVITQRLTR, from the exons ATGTACTGTCCCATCTGCCTGCACCAAGCCTCCTTCCCGGTGGAGACCAACTGTGGACATCTTTTTTGTG GTGCCTGCATTATTGCTTACTGGCGATACGGTTCATGGCTTGGGGCAATCAGTTGTCCAATCTGTAGACAAACG GTAACCTTACTCCTAACGGTATTTGGTGAAGATGATCAGTCTCAGGATGTTGTGAGATTGCATCAGGATATTAATGATTATAACCGGAGATTCTCAGGGCAACCCAGATCT ATTATGGAGAGAATTATGGATCTACCCACTTTACTGAGGCATGCATTCAGGGAAATGTTTTCAGTCGGGGGCCTTTTCTGGATGTTTCGCATCAGAATAATACTTTGTTTAATGGGAGCTTTTTTCTATCTTATATCTCCTCTAGATTTTGTACCTGAAGCCTTGTTTGGAATCCTAGGCTTTCTAGATGATTTCTTTGTCATCTTTTTATTGCTTATCTACATCTCTATTATGTATCGAGAAGTGATAACCCAAAGGCTAaccagatga